Proteins found in one Streptomyces sp. CB09001 genomic segment:
- a CDS encoding flavin reductase family protein, producing the protein MTDIMWDSEIYEKAADAGTPGSGPAAPSLADPRQLRNALGNFATGVVVLTYESGGEYYGITVNSFTSVSLDPPLVLVSMQRTSRSLTYLLERPFAVNVLGNDQLDTALHFAGKPRSRPVTWVEDGAAPRIGGSPAYFQCTPWAGYDGGDHVLVLGRVVSHGQRDDSSPLLFYRGQWSALAQESDAPEGRRP; encoded by the coding sequence ATGACCGACATCATGTGGGACTCCGAGATCTACGAGAAAGCGGCCGACGCCGGCACCCCCGGGTCGGGCCCCGCGGCCCCGTCGCTCGCCGATCCCCGTCAACTGCGCAACGCCCTGGGCAACTTCGCCACCGGCGTCGTCGTCCTCACCTACGAGTCCGGCGGCGAGTACTACGGCATCACGGTGAACTCCTTCACCTCCGTCTCGCTCGACCCGCCCCTGGTGCTGGTCTCCATGCAGCGGACCTCGCGGTCGCTCACATACCTGCTGGAACGCCCCTTCGCGGTCAACGTCCTGGGGAACGACCAGCTCGACACCGCCCTGCACTTCGCGGGCAAGCCGCGGTCGCGCCCCGTCACATGGGTCGAGGACGGGGCCGCACCGAGGATCGGGGGCTCGCCCGCGTACTTCCAGTGCACGCCGTGGGCCGGGTACGACGGCGGCGACCACGTCCTGGTCCTGGGCCGGGTCGTGTCCCACGGCCAGCGGGACGACTCCAGCCCGCTCCTCTTCTACCGGGGCCAGTGGAGCGCGCTGGCCCAGGAATCCGACGCCCCCGAGGGGAGGCGGCCGTGA
- a CDS encoding cytosine permease: MPAADRKSGYQLALSPVSVATALVVFAIAGFTVVLAGFAVGLTVGVLVAAFAVFLGRSLGRMAFETGMSSTVTSRFFGFGFMGSALGSVVFAFMILGFLAVEAALLYQGTLLMLDLPDSWPTRILVYGLMTLAWITLAVFGLKFALRASGVLTAVTLLVTVYMIVHIYVIQGADPTEVFGYGGVVPGGVWPRFEAAVGVMGATAGTIALVTTDFARYCRTRRDVTILAAAGPLTQNVLMTVLGSLVVIGGMPEVVDYLMAHNTDLGPEAAAAAGSTYVMQNTGAFFVIFAGWAGFITIYAAQAKAQAINAYSGSLSLVNLVDSLTGRKPGRAVMVVAGNIVALVMIAAGILEKFTDYLAYLGSMTLGICGVMIADYYLVRRARYDRSTHRVERWNWAGVITLVLSAAVGIALMATDVFSLGFLVSFALTLVVYPVLRHMLPEGTGTSFVSDQEAAEEAV, encoded by the coding sequence GTGCCCGCGGCCGACCGGAAGAGCGGCTACCAACTCGCTCTCAGCCCGGTCAGCGTCGCGACCGCGCTCGTCGTGTTCGCCATCGCCGGCTTCACCGTCGTTCTGGCCGGCTTCGCCGTCGGCCTCACCGTCGGCGTACTCGTCGCCGCCTTCGCGGTCTTCCTCGGCAGGTCCCTCGGCAGGATGGCGTTCGAGACCGGCATGTCCTCCACCGTCACCTCCCGGTTCTTCGGGTTCGGCTTCATGGGGTCGGCGCTCGGGTCGGTCGTCTTCGCGTTCATGATCCTCGGCTTCCTCGCCGTGGAGGCCGCCCTGCTCTACCAGGGCACCCTGCTCATGCTCGACCTGCCCGACTCCTGGCCGACTCGTATCCTCGTCTACGGCCTGATGACGCTGGCGTGGATCACGCTCGCCGTCTTCGGCCTGAAGTTCGCCCTGCGCGCGTCCGGTGTGCTGACGGCCGTCACCCTGCTCGTCACGGTCTACATGATCGTGCACATCTACGTGATCCAGGGCGCCGACCCGACGGAGGTGTTCGGCTACGGAGGTGTGGTGCCCGGCGGTGTATGGCCGCGCTTCGAGGCCGCCGTGGGGGTCATGGGCGCGACCGCCGGCACGATCGCACTGGTCACGACGGACTTCGCCCGCTACTGCCGCACGCGCCGCGACGTCACGATCCTCGCAGCCGCCGGCCCCCTCACGCAGAACGTCCTGATGACTGTCCTCGGATCGCTCGTCGTGATCGGGGGCATGCCCGAGGTCGTCGACTACCTGATGGCCCACAACACGGACCTGGGGCCCGAGGCCGCCGCCGCGGCGGGCAGCACCTACGTCATGCAGAACACGGGTGCCTTCTTCGTCATCTTCGCGGGCTGGGCCGGCTTCATCACCATCTACGCCGCCCAGGCCAAGGCACAGGCCATCAACGCCTACTCCGGCTCGCTCTCCCTGGTGAACCTCGTCGACTCGCTCACCGGCCGCAAACCGGGCCGCGCGGTCATGGTGGTGGCCGGCAACATCGTCGCCCTGGTGATGATCGCCGCCGGAATCCTGGAGAAGTTCACCGACTACCTGGCCTACCTCGGGTCCATGACACTCGGCATCTGCGGCGTGATGATCGCCGACTACTACCTCGTACGACGTGCCCGTTACGACCGGAGCACACACCGGGTGGAGAGGTGGAACTGGGCCGGAGTGATCACCCTGGTGCTGTCCGCCGCCGTCGGCATCGCCCTGATGGCCACCGACGTGTTCTCCCTCGGGTTCCTGGTCTCCTTCGCGCTGACGCTCGTCGTCTACCCGGTGCTGCGGCACATGCTGCCCGAGGGCACCGGCACCTCCTTCGTCTCCGACCAGGAGGCCGCGGAGGAAGCCGTCTGA
- a CDS encoding RidA family protein: MKKERFCSDAVREPADGMWSNCLRVDDLIMISGMTARGRDGETLLGDTAYAQARTVFQKIKDLVEAAGAAMDDIVKMTIFVTDMKDNAEVWKARREFFTGDFPACSLVEVSALAKPGIFLEIEAVAVAGCSAD, from the coding sequence ATGAAGAAGGAACGTTTCTGCTCCGACGCCGTGCGCGAGCCCGCGGACGGCATGTGGTCGAACTGCCTGCGGGTGGACGACCTGATCATGATCTCCGGAATGACGGCACGCGGCCGCGACGGGGAGACCCTGTTGGGCGACACCGCCTACGCCCAGGCCAGGACCGTCTTCCAGAAGATCAAGGATCTGGTCGAGGCGGCCGGAGCGGCCATGGACGACATCGTCAAGATGACGATCTTCGTCACCGACATGAAGGACAACGCCGAAGTCTGGAAGGCCCGCCGGGAGTTCTTCACCGGCGACTTCCCGGCCTGCTCCCTGGTCGAGGTCTCGGCACTCGCCAAGCCCGGGATTTTCCTGGAGATCGAAGCCGTCGCCGTCGCGGGCTGCAGCGCGGACTGA
- a CDS encoding aldehyde dehydrogenase family protein produces MSETNSTVFDTGKVLAEFGLDHLHSGTYADSLGWGPVEDRPVIEAQCPADGGTVGRVAASDARDYEALVSAAVETQQKWRMVPPPRRGEFVRRIGQLIEQHLDSLTAIVSLDTGKSTMEAKGELREAVDMSTLAAGQARMLYGFTQQSQRAEHRMYDQWLPLGVVGLISAYNFPAAVWAQNGFLSAIAGNTVIWKPSPKVPLTAIAVQKLVNRAAAELGCEGVFSLFLPEDDAVAERLVADTRVAMISFTGSTGVGRKIADTVGSTLGRRYQLECSGNNGCIVDETADLELAAKALTFGVVGTTGQRCTSTRRVIAHESIADELVELMRKAFDQITIGDPRERDTVVGPLIDRHAVRDYQDVLAGAEREGATVAYGGKVIDRPGLYVEPAIVTGVRPHFAIARSETFAPIVSVLTYRDLDEAIEIHNGVAQGLASGMHSTNLTHIETFLSARGSDCGIVRINMGTTGADVGSAFGGEKETGGGRTAGSDAWKGFMRRQSVCVNWGGTSAWDNRIDL; encoded by the coding sequence ATGAGCGAGACGAACAGCACCGTGTTCGACACCGGGAAGGTGCTGGCCGAGTTCGGCCTGGACCACCTGCACTCCGGGACCTACGCCGACTCGCTCGGCTGGGGGCCCGTCGAGGACCGGCCGGTCATCGAGGCGCAGTGCCCCGCCGACGGCGGGACCGTCGGCCGGGTCGCGGCCTCGGACGCGCGGGACTACGAGGCCCTGGTGAGTGCCGCGGTCGAGACCCAGCAGAAGTGGCGCATGGTGCCGCCGCCCCGGCGCGGTGAATTCGTGCGCCGCATCGGGCAGTTGATCGAGCAGCACCTCGACAGCCTCACCGCGATCGTGTCGCTCGACACCGGCAAGTCGACGATGGAGGCCAAGGGCGAACTGCGCGAGGCCGTCGACATGTCCACCCTGGCGGCCGGCCAGGCGCGGATGCTGTACGGCTTCACCCAGCAGTCCCAGCGTGCGGAGCACCGCATGTACGACCAGTGGCTGCCGCTCGGCGTCGTCGGCCTGATCAGCGCGTACAACTTCCCGGCCGCCGTCTGGGCGCAGAACGGCTTCCTGTCCGCGATCGCCGGCAACACGGTGATCTGGAAGCCGAGCCCGAAGGTGCCGCTGACCGCGATCGCCGTGCAGAAGCTGGTCAACCGGGCGGCGGCGGAGCTGGGCTGCGAGGGTGTCTTCTCGCTCTTCCTCCCCGAGGACGACGCCGTCGCCGAGCGGCTCGTCGCGGACACACGTGTCGCGATGATCTCGTTCACCGGCTCCACCGGCGTGGGCCGCAAGATCGCCGACACGGTCGGATCGACCCTCGGCCGCAGGTACCAGCTGGAGTGCTCGGGCAACAACGGCTGCATCGTCGACGAGACCGCCGACCTGGAACTCGCCGCCAAGGCCCTCACCTTCGGCGTGGTCGGCACGACCGGGCAGCGTTGCACCAGCACCCGCCGCGTGATCGCCCACGAGAGCATCGCCGACGAGCTGGTCGAGCTGATGAGGAAGGCCTTCGACCAGATCACCATCGGCGACCCGCGCGAGCGGGACACCGTCGTCGGCCCCCTGATCGACCGGCACGCGGTGCGGGACTACCAGGACGTCCTCGCCGGCGCCGAGCGCGAGGGCGCCACGGTGGCGTACGGCGGCAAGGTGATCGACCGCCCCGGCCTGTACGTCGAGCCGGCCATCGTCACCGGGGTGCGTCCGCACTTCGCCATCGCCCGTTCGGAGACCTTCGCGCCGATCGTCTCGGTCCTCACCTACCGGGACCTCGACGAGGCCATCGAGATCCACAACGGGGTGGCCCAGGGCCTGGCCTCGGGCATGCACAGCACCAACCTCACCCACATCGAGACGTTCCTGTCCGCCCGGGGCAGTGACTGCGGGATCGTCCGCATCAACATGGGCACCACCGGCGCCGACGTCGGTTCCGCCTTCGGCGGCGAGAAGGAGACCGGCGGCGGCCGGACGGCCGGCTCCGACGCCTGGAAGGGCTTCATGCGGCGCCAGAGCGTCTGCGTGAACTGGGGCGGCACCTCCGCCTGGGACAACCGGATCGATCTGTGA
- a CDS encoding cupin domain-containing protein translates to MDINAETMKSLEVLIHAADLDEDNWIDYPDHGFRQYFLFKNAETGASIALLDYDKGGTIPTRHTHASNQFMYCLEGDYEYTDSGLRLRPGSFYMNPKDHPHGPTLAHERSRLIEIYDGPHYYEKPEYHTDETIGDFLARD, encoded by the coding sequence GTGGACATCAACGCCGAGACCATGAAGTCCCTGGAGGTCCTGATCCACGCGGCGGACCTCGACGAGGACAACTGGATCGACTACCCCGACCACGGCTTCCGCCAGTACTTCCTCTTCAAGAACGCCGAGACCGGAGCCAGCATCGCCCTGCTCGACTACGACAAGGGCGGCACCATCCCCACCAGGCACACGCACGCCTCGAACCAGTTCATGTACTGCCTCGAAGGCGACTACGAGTACACCGACTCGGGCCTCAGGCTGCGCCCCGGCTCCTTCTACATGAACCCCAAGGACCACCCGCACGGCCCGACCCTGGCGCACGAGCGCAGCAGGCTGATCGAGATCTACGACGGCCCGCACTACTACGAGAAGCCCGAGTACCACACCGACGAGACGATCGGCGACTTCCTTGCCCGGGACTGA
- a CDS encoding dimethylmenaquinone methyltransferase, which yields MTGTAHPDPDPAGALSRTVRTQLTRAGSATIANMLLRRGLRNVLMAGVRPLTAGQRPLVGPAYTLRFIPAREDLDTLAGYASSDHLHRRAIEECPPGAVLVIDALGSTAAASMGDMMAARLKHRGVSGAVTDGGYRDSAAVARTGLPCFQRDNAPRATPVALHPVALDEPVGCGGVAVYPGDVLLGDADGVVVVPRHLVAEVAAEGADAAAYEEFTALQIERGRSLFGLFPGTSDSRQEYDTWVAAGRPGLE from the coding sequence GTGACCGGCACCGCGCACCCGGACCCGGACCCGGCCGGAGCGCTGTCCCGGACGGTCCGCACCCAACTGACGCGCGCCGGCTCGGCCACGATCGCCAACATGCTGCTCCGGCGCGGCCTGCGCAACGTGCTCATGGCCGGCGTACGGCCCCTCACGGCCGGGCAGCGGCCACTCGTCGGCCCGGCCTACACCCTGCGCTTCATCCCCGCCCGGGAGGACCTCGACACCCTGGCCGGCTACGCGAGCAGCGACCACCTGCACCGGCGGGCCATCGAGGAGTGCCCGCCCGGCGCGGTGCTGGTGATCGACGCACTCGGCTCCACGGCCGCCGCCTCCATGGGCGACATGATGGCGGCGCGCCTGAAGCACCGCGGCGTGTCGGGCGCGGTGACCGACGGCGGCTACCGGGACTCCGCCGCCGTCGCCCGGACCGGCCTGCCCTGCTTCCAGCGGGACAACGCCCCGAGGGCCACACCCGTCGCCCTGCACCCGGTCGCCCTGGACGAGCCCGTGGGCTGCGGCGGCGTCGCCGTCTACCCGGGCGACGTCCTGCTCGGCGACGCCGACGGCGTCGTGGTCGTCCCCCGCCACCTGGTGGCGGAGGTGGCCGCCGAGGGCGCCGACGCCGCCGCCTACGAGGAGTTCACCGCCCTGCAGATCGAACGGGGACGGTCCCTCTTCGGGCTCTTCCCCGGCACGTCCGACAGCCGTCAGGAATACGACACGTGGGTGGCAGCGGGCCGCCCCGGTTTGGAGTGA
- a CDS encoding VOC family protein: protein MATAIDAAQVTYEAPDLALMEKFLTAFGMTRVEGSDDRTLYMRGTGTQHHIHVTRKAPQQRFVGASIEVAGHDDLAELAALPGSSPVRASTEPGGGHEVAMTMPDGIEIRAVCGRAKAEPLPERAPFAMNNIRDKNRLHTPVRQSVAPCTVARLGHFVLHVKDHDASMAWLNERFNFLPSDHFLPPGEDGPIVGTFIRLDLGEQLVDHHFMLLLESDWVGVHHSAFEVTDMDAVMSSHDYLVQEGFSLDVGVGRHLLGSQIFDYWKDPFGFRIEHYTDGDVVDASHRPARFNGTASETTQWGNRPPLEFFR from the coding sequence GTGGCCACGGCAATCGACGCCGCCCAAGTCACCTACGAGGCACCCGACCTCGCCCTGATGGAGAAGTTCCTGACCGCCTTCGGCATGACCAGGGTCGAGGGCAGCGACGACCGGACCCTGTACATGCGGGGCACCGGCACCCAGCACCACATCCATGTCACCCGCAAGGCCCCGCAACAGCGTTTCGTCGGCGCCTCCATCGAGGTCGCCGGCCACGACGACCTGGCCGAACTGGCCGCCCTGCCCGGGTCCTCCCCGGTCCGCGCGTCCACCGAGCCCGGCGGCGGTCACGAAGTCGCGATGACCATGCCCGACGGCATCGAGATCCGCGCGGTCTGCGGCCGGGCAAAGGCGGAACCCCTCCCCGAGCGCGCTCCGTTCGCCATGAACAACATCCGCGACAAGAACCGCCTGCACACCCCCGTCCGCCAGTCCGTCGCCCCCTGCACCGTCGCGCGCCTCGGCCACTTCGTCCTGCACGTCAAGGACCACGACGCGTCCATGGCCTGGCTGAACGAACGGTTCAACTTCCTGCCCTCCGACCACTTCCTGCCGCCCGGCGAGGACGGCCCGATCGTCGGCACGTTCATCCGGCTGGACCTCGGCGAGCAGCTCGTCGACCACCACTTCATGCTGCTGCTGGAGTCGGACTGGGTGGGCGTCCACCACAGTGCCTTCGAGGTGACCGACATGGACGCGGTGATGTCGTCGCACGACTACCTCGTCCAGGAGGGATTCAGCCTCGACGTCGGAGTCGGCCGCCACCTCCTCGGCAGCCAGATCTTCGACTACTGGAAGGACCCCTTCGGCTTCCGCATCGAGCACTACACCGACGGCGACGTCGTGGACGCGAGCCACCGCCCGGCCCGGTTCAACGGCACCGCCTCCGAGACCACCCAGTGGGGCAACCGCCCGCCCCTGGAGTTCTTCCGGTGA
- a CDS encoding 4-hydroxyphenylacetate 3-hydroxylase N-terminal domain-containing protein: MNQSANTPTGREHIPFTGAEYLESLNDGREVWIYGERVENIAEHPAFRNSARMIARMYDALHDPARKDVLTAPTEWGGFTHRFYRAPGTVEEQVASRDAIAEWQKIAWGWMGRSPDYKGCFLGTLGANAEFYRGFEDNARAWYRKAQEKTWYINHAIMNPPVDRGLGADAGKGVFIRVTRETDAGFYVKGAKVVATGSALTHHTFVGHVGQVAVQDPAFSPVFITPTNAPGVKLLCRTSNEYRAAALGSPFDYPLSSRLDENDAILVLDDVFVPWENAFIYNDLEQANKYNIHSGYLERASLHGCTRFAVKMDFLVGLLARALDVTGAGQFHGVMSQLGEVIAWRNTFWALSDAMAKSAVPWKGGMIQPDPQFAGAYRVMNQLAMPKIKNIIEQVVASGLIYLNSHAKDFATPEIRGYLDTYLRGTGGIDAEERVKVMKMLWDSIGTEFGARHELYEINYIGSNDVTRQTNLFGARGSGLLDRLKDFAQSAMDEYDLNGWTVPDLVGPDDVSILKR, translated from the coding sequence ATGAATCAGTCGGCGAACACCCCGACGGGCCGCGAGCACATTCCCTTTACCGGGGCCGAATACCTGGAAAGCCTGAATGACGGCCGCGAGGTGTGGATCTACGGCGAGCGGGTGGAGAACATCGCCGAACACCCGGCCTTCCGCAACAGCGCCCGCATGATCGCCCGCATGTACGACGCCCTGCACGATCCCGCGCGCAAGGACGTCCTCACCGCGCCCACCGAGTGGGGCGGTTTCACCCACCGCTTCTACCGGGCGCCCGGCACCGTGGAGGAGCAGGTCGCCTCCCGCGACGCGATCGCCGAGTGGCAGAAGATCGCCTGGGGCTGGATGGGCCGCTCGCCCGACTACAAGGGCTGCTTCCTCGGCACCCTGGGTGCCAACGCCGAGTTCTACCGCGGCTTCGAGGACAACGCCCGCGCCTGGTACCGCAAGGCGCAGGAGAAGACCTGGTACATCAACCACGCCATCATGAACCCGCCGGTCGACCGCGGGCTCGGCGCCGACGCCGGCAAGGGCGTCTTCATCCGGGTCACCCGGGAGACCGACGCGGGGTTCTACGTCAAGGGCGCCAAGGTGGTGGCCACGGGCTCGGCCCTCACCCACCACACCTTCGTCGGCCACGTCGGCCAGGTCGCCGTACAGGACCCGGCCTTCTCCCCCGTCTTCATCACACCCACCAACGCCCCCGGCGTGAAGCTGCTCTGCCGTACCTCCAACGAGTACCGGGCGGCGGCGCTGGGCAGCCCCTTCGACTACCCGCTCTCCAGCCGGCTGGACGAGAACGACGCGATCCTGGTCCTGGACGACGTGTTCGTCCCCTGGGAGAACGCCTTCATCTACAACGACCTGGAGCAGGCCAACAAGTACAACATCCACTCCGGCTACCTGGAGCGGGCCTCGCTGCACGGCTGCACCCGGTTCGCCGTCAAGATGGACTTCCTGGTCGGCCTGCTGGCCCGTGCGCTCGACGTCACCGGGGCCGGTCAGTTCCACGGCGTGATGTCCCAGCTCGGCGAGGTCATCGCCTGGCGCAACACCTTCTGGGCGCTGTCCGACGCTATGGCGAAGAGCGCGGTGCCGTGGAAGGGCGGCATGATCCAGCCCGACCCGCAGTTCGCCGGCGCGTACCGCGTGATGAACCAGCTCGCCATGCCGAAGATCAAGAACATCATCGAGCAGGTCGTCGCCAGTGGGCTGATCTACCTCAACTCCCATGCCAAGGACTTCGCCACCCCCGAGATCCGCGGCTACCTCGACACCTACCTGCGCGGCACCGGCGGCATCGACGCCGAGGAACGCGTCAAGGTCATGAAGATGCTCTGGGACTCCATCGGCACGGAGTTCGGCGCGCGCCACGAGCTGTACGAGATCAACTACATCGGCAGCAACGACGTGACGCGCCAGACCAACCTGTTCGGCGCGCGCGGCAGCGGCCTCCTGGACCGCCTCAAGGACTTCGCGCAGAGCGCCATGGACGAGTACGACCTCAACGGCTGGACCGTGCCCGACCTCGTCGGCCCCGACGACGTCAGCATCCTCAAGCGCTGA
- a CDS encoding LysR family transcriptional regulator, which produces MDFRQLEYFRAVVEAGSVSRAAKNLGMTQPPVSHAIAKLERELGVRLLERTAKGVHPTQAGLHLLATGERLIADRNRVVETLRMMGEGAVGDLHLGVEPMVVNELIADVLAEFLEQAPGARVSLADVTPDVIVQRVLTGELDMGCIPFGPHKFAGFVADGCDWRPILDIPIKLAVPRYRTGESHPDGRGWGRWILPARIPAFSGMPDAAEKALAGDASFEVLEVSTPQTALAFVAAGLGVAPVTERIAGRSDSVALLDPPSWLPPMQATLLWKRGAEVTPLMRRWIEATRTIAEHRRAISS; this is translated from the coding sequence ATGGACTTTCGTCAGCTGGAGTACTTCAGAGCCGTCGTCGAGGCGGGTTCCGTTTCACGGGCCGCCAAGAACCTCGGGATGACGCAGCCGCCGGTCAGTCACGCCATCGCCAAACTCGAACGCGAGCTGGGGGTGCGCCTCCTGGAACGAACGGCGAAAGGCGTCCACCCGACCCAGGCCGGGCTCCACCTCCTGGCCACCGGCGAGCGTCTGATCGCCGACCGCAACCGGGTCGTCGAGACGCTGCGGATGATGGGCGAGGGCGCGGTCGGCGATCTCCACCTCGGCGTGGAACCCATGGTCGTCAACGAACTCATCGCCGACGTGCTGGCGGAGTTCCTGGAGCAGGCCCCCGGGGCGCGCGTCAGCCTGGCCGACGTGACGCCCGACGTCATCGTCCAGCGGGTTCTCACCGGCGAGCTCGACATGGGATGCATCCCCTTCGGCCCGCACAAGTTCGCCGGGTTCGTCGCGGACGGCTGCGACTGGCGGCCGATCCTGGACATCCCGATCAAGCTCGCGGTCCCCAGGTACCGCACGGGCGAGTCGCATCCCGACGGCAGGGGCTGGGGGCGCTGGATCCTGCCCGCCCGGATCCCCGCCTTCTCCGGAATGCCGGACGCCGCCGAGAAGGCCCTGGCGGGGGACGCCTCGTTCGAGGTCCTCGAAGTCTCCACGCCCCAGACCGCGCTCGCCTTCGTCGCCGCCGGCCTCGGCGTGGCCCCAGTGACCGAACGCATCGCTGGCCGCAGCGACTCCGTCGCCCTCCTCGACCCGCCGAGCTGGCTGCCGCCCATGCAGGCCACCCTCCTGTGGAAGCGCGGCGCGGAGGTCACCCCGCTGATGAGGCGGTGGATCGAGGCGACCCGCACCATCGCGGAGCACCGCCGGGCCATCTCGTCGTGA
- a CDS encoding TetR/AcrR family transcriptional regulator translates to MPKIRAASVADHRVQQRAALIAAAREILEEGDASAVTFSTVAARTGLARNSVYKYFADRGELLAEVVREATPRWTSRIRAEMADARTPEEAVAAYVRAQLILVRDGEHRIAQALAGDRDAVVLREGAAQAHAQILQPLIAALTDLGDDAPHRTARLLQGFVNAATTAVESGDDFDAVTRRAVSLATGAVASLAGPR, encoded by the coding sequence GTGCCCAAGATCCGTGCAGCCTCCGTCGCCGACCACCGGGTCCAGCAGCGTGCCGCGCTGATCGCCGCGGCGCGCGAGATCCTGGAGGAGGGCGACGCCTCGGCCGTCACCTTCTCCACGGTGGCCGCCCGTACCGGACTGGCCCGCAACAGCGTCTACAAGTACTTCGCCGACCGCGGAGAGCTGTTGGCCGAGGTGGTGCGCGAGGCCACGCCCCGCTGGACCTCCCGGATCCGTGCCGAGATGGCGGACGCCCGGACCCCGGAGGAGGCCGTGGCGGCCTACGTACGGGCGCAGCTGATCCTGGTGCGGGACGGGGAGCATCGCATCGCCCAGGCACTGGCCGGTGACCGGGACGCGGTCGTGCTCAGAGAGGGCGCGGCACAGGCGCACGCACAGATCCTTCAACCCCTGATCGCCGCGCTGACCGACCTCGGTGACGACGCCCCGCACCGCACGGCGCGCCTGCTCCAGGGCTTCGTCAACGCGGCCACCACGGCGGTGGAGTCCGGCGACGACTTCGATGCCGTGACCCGGCGCGCGGTCAGCCTGGCCACGGGAGCGGTGGCCTCGCTCGCGGGACCGCGGTGA
- a CDS encoding ABC transporter permease, whose product MYLALLELKAARGRFLLMGSVVVLVAALVGIVSGFTTGLGDDTISALRRLPATHLAFDRGADSDQFARSLVDEAELDGWRERDGVEATPLGVSIARGTTDRKVEVDFAAFGVEPGSFLDPDAASGAALSAGEPSGVVVSQQLVKDGVRVGDTLTVDRLGLELEVTGTTGRSSYGHVPVAYLPVETWQRIRFATPGTRAADVAPPHQYSAVALKAGAGADLTGADRALSTRSVTVEDAYAAAPGYTGERLTMTSIQAFLYAIAPLVVGAFFAVWTVQRRPELALLRAMGASRARLLGHTLAQAAIVVTAGAVAGAALAAVLGLAVGSEVPFSLPAGTLVATMATVVLVGLAGTAVTLRKVTTVDPMTMLGAGR is encoded by the coding sequence GTGTACTTGGCTCTGCTCGAACTGAAGGCGGCCCGTGGCCGCTTTCTCCTGATGGGTAGCGTCGTGGTCCTCGTTGCCGCGCTCGTCGGCATCGTCAGCGGTTTCACCACCGGACTCGGCGACGACACCATCTCCGCCCTGCGCAGACTCCCCGCGACCCACCTCGCCTTCGACCGCGGGGCCGACTCCGACCAGTTCGCCCGCAGCCTGGTGGACGAGGCCGAACTGGACGGCTGGCGCGAGCGCGACGGCGTCGAGGCCACCCCGCTCGGCGTCTCCATCGCCCGTGGCACCACGGACCGGAAGGTGGAGGTGGACTTCGCCGCCTTCGGTGTCGAGCCCGGCTCCTTCCTCGACCCCGACGCCGCCTCCGGCGCGGCCCTGTCCGCCGGTGAACCGTCCGGCGTCGTCGTCTCGCAGCAGCTGGTGAAGGACGGCGTACGCGTCGGCGACACCCTGACCGTCGACCGCCTGGGTCTCGAACTCGAGGTGACCGGCACGACCGGGCGCTCCTCGTACGGGCACGTCCCCGTCGCCTACCTGCCCGTCGAGACCTGGCAGCGCATCCGCTTCGCCACACCCGGCACACGGGCGGCCGACGTCGCGCCGCCGCACCAGTACAGCGCGGTCGCCCTCAAGGCCGGAGCCGGAGCGGATCTCACCGGGGCGGACCGGGCCCTGAGTACCCGGAGCGTGACCGTCGAGGACGCGTACGCCGCCGCTCCGGGTTACACCGGAGAACGCCTGACCATGACGTCGATCCAGGCGTTCCTCTACGCCATCGCGCCGCTCGTCGTGGGCGCCTTCTTCGCGGTGTGGACCGTGCAGCGCCGCCCCGAACTCGCGCTGCTGCGAGCGATGGGCGCCTCGCGGGCGCGGCTGCTGGGTCACACCCTCGCGCAGGCCGCGATCGTGGTGACGGCGGGTGCGGTGGCCGGAGCGGCGCTGGCCGCGGTGCTGGGCCTGGCGGTCGGCTCCGAGGTTCCCTTCAGCCTTCCCGCCGGGACACTCGTCGCCACCATGGCGACGGTCGTCCTGGTCGGCCTCGCCGGCACCGCCGTCACGCTGCGCAAGGTGACCACCGTTGACCCGATGACCATGCTGGGAGCCGGCCGATGA